One window from the genome of Dermacentor silvarum isolate Dsil-2018 chromosome 7, BIME_Dsil_1.4, whole genome shotgun sequence encodes:
- the LOC119458487 gene encoding L-sorbose 1-dehydrogenase encodes MEAVGFVNTSFAPYDYPDIEVVLNSVSAANIEAERFLLDLGLRQEIYDEFYKPYRGRNAFQLAPLLNRLKSRGVIKLRSRDYRDPPILDPRYYSHPADIEIAAEAMLQCIRILRTKPFADLGTKLWGIPFPPCKSYTMWSRDYLKCMARHLSHTGWHQCCTNPMGSGPNAVVDPRLRVRGGVRGLRVVDASVMPDIVSANLNAAVYMIAEKAADIIREDNSKVQLLNTFSTPP; translated from the exons ATGGAGGCCGTTGGATTCGTGAATACATCGTTTGCCCCCTACGACTACCCGGACATCGAGGTCGTCTTGAACAGCGTTTCCGCTGCGAACATTGAGGCTGAGCGCTTCTTGTTGGACTTGGGACTACGCCAGGAA ATATATGACGAATTCTACAAGCCGTACCGTGGCCGTAACGCTTTTCAGCTGGCTCCTCTCCTCAACCGTCTCAAGAGCCGAGGTGTTATAAAGCTGCGCAGCAGAGACTACCGTGATCCTCCTATCCTTGACCCTCGGTACTACTCGCACCCAGCTGACATCGAAATCGCTGCTGAAG CAATGCTCCAGTGCATTCGAATCCTGCGCACTAAACCCTTCGCCGATCTGGGCACAAAGCTTTGGGGCATCCCATTTCCGCCGTGCAAGAGTTACACCATGTGGAGCAGGGATTACCTGAAATGCATGGCGAGGCATCTGTCGCATACCGGGTGGCACCAGTGCTGCACCAATCCGATGGGATCGGGTCCCAACGCCGTCGTCGATCCCCGTCTGAG GGTTCGTGGAGGCGTGAGAGGACTGCGAGTGGTGGACGCGTCTGTCATGCCCGACATAGTGTCAGCAAATCTTAATGCAGCAGTGTACATGATCGCGGAAAAAGCTGCAGACATCATTCGCGAGGACAACTCAAAAGTCCAGCTCTTAAACACGTTCAGTACACCACCGTGA